A segment of the Streptomyces sp. Tu 2975 genome:
GGTGCACCGCCTGGTGACGAGGCAGGCGCCCAGCAGCACGCTGTATCCGCGCGCCTGCGCCTGGAGCTTGATGCTGTCGGCGGGCATCGGCATCCGGACGTCGGCCTCGGTGATCGCGCTCTCCATACCGAGATCGTCGAACCGCTTCAGGTTGGCCGCGACGTCGCCGGGGAAGCCGTACTGAACGGCGAAGTGGCCCTGGAGGCCGACCCCCTGGACGGGCACGCCCTCCCGGCGCAACTGCTTCACCAGCTCGTACAGTGCGGTGCTCTTCGCGTTGACGCCTTCGATGTTGTAGTCGTTGATGTAGAGCTTCGCGCCCGGGTCGGCCTGATGGGCCCAGCGGAAGGCGTCGGCGATGTATCCGGGGCCCAGGTTGCGCAGCCAGATGCTGTCGCGCAGCGTCCCGTCGTCGTTGAACGCCTCGTTGACGACGTCCCACTGCCAGATCCGGCCCTTGAAGTGGCGTACCTCCTCGGTGACATGGCGGCGCAGGATCTCCCTGAGTTCCTCGGGTGTGAAGGAGCCCTCGGTCACCCAGGCCGGCAGCTGGCTGTGCCAGACGAGTGTGTGGCCGCGCACGAGTTGCTTGTGGGAGCGGGCGAAGTCGACGAGCCCGTCCGCGGCGGCCCAGTCGTGCTTGCCGCGCTCAGGCTCCGTGAGCTGCCACTTCATCACGTTCTCCGCGGTGACCGAGGAGAACTCGCGGGCCACCGTCTCGCGGTAGGTGCTGTCGGTGGCGAGGGCCGAGGTGTCGACGGCCGTGCCGATCCGCAGTCCGGCCTTCCTCCCGAGCGCGCCGAGGGTCGGGATGCCCGTGGCGCCCTTCCAGGGCGCCACGGTCTCCTCGCCGGCACCCGCGGCGCCGGCCGGGGCGCCCGCGGAGGCGGCGGGCAGCGTGAAGGTGGCGAGAAGTCCTGCCGTTGCGGCGCTGATCGCCAGGGCACGGGTCACCTTGAGCACGGGATGTTCCCCTTCGGTGGGGCGGAGCGTCCGGAAAGCCCAGCAGGGCTCCTGTCTTCGAAAGTTTCGAAAGTAGCTCCGCAATTTTCTGTGGAACCTAGAGCCTGGTAAATCGGTGGGTCAATCCCCTTGCACGGAAGTCGCACCGACGGGTGTGTGAGCCCCGGCATGATCAGTGGGAGATGCGATGCTCGGAAGCGACGCATCCGAACGCCGTAGGCGCAGGGAGGCCTGACCCCATGTCACAGAACAGGTCGCAGGAGAGCTCGCGGCAGCGGCGCCGGCAGATGCCGCCCGACGGCGGCTGGGTCAATCCGCTGAGGGACCCGCTGGACAGGCGGCTCCCCCGTATCGCCGGCCCCTCCGGACTGGTCATCTTCGGCGTCACCGGGGACCTGTCGCGCAGAAAGCTGATGCCGGCCGTCTACGACCTGGCCAACCGCGGACTGCTGCCACCGGGCTTCTCGCTCGTCGGCTTCGCCCGCCGGGAGTGGCAGGACCAGGACTTCGCCGAGGTGGTCCACCAGGCCGTCAGGGACCACGCCCGCACGCCGTTCCGTGAGGAGGTGTGGCGGCAGCTCTCGGAGGGGATGAGGTTCGTCCAGGGCGACTTCGGTGACGACACCGCGTTCGAGCAGCTCAGGTCGACCGTCGAGGACCTCGACAGGGCCCAGGGCACCGGCGGCAACTTCGCCTTCTACCTCTCCGTGCCGCCGAAGTTCTTCCCCGAGGTCGTCCAGCAGCTGAAGGACCACGGCCTGTCCGACGCACCCGAGGGCTCCTGGCGGCGCGCGGTCATCGAGAAGCCGTTCGGCCACGACCTGACGAGCGCCTGCGACCTCAACGAGATCGTGCACGAGGTGTTCGCGCCCGACGAGGTCTTCCGTATCGACCACTACCTGGGCAAGGAGACCGTCCAGAACATCCTGGCGCTGCGGTTCGCCAACTCCCTTTTCGAGCCGATCTGGAACCGGTCGTACGTCGACCATGTGCAGATCACGATGGCCGAGGACATCGGCATCGGCGGCCGGGCCGGCTACTACGACGGCATCGGCGCAGCCCGTGACGTGATCCAGAACCACCTCCTGCAACTGCTGGCGCTGACCGCCATGGAGGAGCCGGCCGCGTTCGACGCCGCGTCCCTCGTCACCGAGAAGCTCAAGGTCTTCAAGGCCGTCAAGCTGCCGGCGGACCTGGCCCGGTCCACCGTGCGTGCGCAGTACACGGCGGGCTGGCAGGGTGGTGAGAAGGTCGTCGGTTACCTCCAGGAAGAGGGCATCGCTCCCGACTCCAGGACCGACACGTACGCCGCGATCAAGGTGGAGATCGACAACCGCAGGTGGGCGGGCGTCCCCTTCTATCTGCGCACCGGCAAACGGATCGGCCGGCGTGTGACCGAGATCGCGGTCGTCTTCCAGCGCGCCCCGCACTCGCCGTTCGACTCCACGGCGACCGAGGAACTCGGCCAGAACGCGTTGGTCATCCGCGTCCAGCCGGACGAAGGCGTGACCGTGCGGTTCGGCTCCAAGGTGCCGGGTACATCGATGGAGCTGCGCGACGTGACGATGGATTTCGCCTACGGCGAGTCGTTCACGGAGTCCAGCCCCGAGGCGTACGAGCGCCTCATCCTCGACGTGCTGCTGGGAGACGCCAACCTCTTCCCGCGGACGGAGGAGGTGGAGGAGTCCTGGCGGATCCTCGACCCCGTCGAGGAGTTCTGGGACCGCAGCGGCAAGCCGGCGCAGTACCCGGCCGGCACCTGGGGGCCCGCCGAAGCGGACGACATGCTCGCACGAGACGGACGGAGCTGGCGAAGGCCATGAAGATCGACCTCACCGACACCACGGCCAGCAAGATCAACAAGGCGCTCGTCCGGGGCCGCCGGGCCATCGGCACCCCCGCCGTCGGCATGGTGCTCACCCTTGTCATCGTCACCGACGAGGAGAACGCCTACGACGCCATCAAGGCGGCGGGCGACGCCTCCCGCGAACACCCCTCCCGCACTCTCGTCGTCATCAAGCGCCACGCCCGCTCGCCGCGCGACCGCAACGACACCCGCCTCGACGCCGAGGTGCGACTCGGCAGCGACGCCGGAGCCGGCGAGACCGTGCTGCTACGGCTGCACGGCGAACTCACCCACCGCGCGGACTCGGTGGTGCTGCCGTTGCTGCTGCCCGACGCCCCCGTCGTCGTCTGGTGGCCGGTGGACGCCCCGCCGGTCCCGGCCAAGGATCCGCTGGGCGCCCTCGCACAGCGGCGCATCACCGACGCGTACGCGGTTGAGCGGCCGATCGAGGAGCTCGACGCCCGAGCGTCCGGATACGAGCCGGGCGACACCGACCTCGCCTGGACCAGGCTCACCCCGTGGCGTTCCATGCTGGCCGCCGCGCTGGACCAGGCCCGTGCCGAGGTCGTCTCCGCGGTGGTCGAGAGCGAGGCCGACAACCCGAGCGCCGAACTGCTCGCCCGCTGGTTCGCCGACCGGCTGAAGGTGCCGGTCGAGCAGGTCGTCACCGACGGGCCGGTCGTCACCGCGGTCCGGCTCCGCACCGAAGACGGAGAGATCCACGTCGACCGGCCGGAGGGGCCCGTCGCCCGGCTCACCATCCCAGGGCAGCCCTCCCGGGTCCTCGCACTCAAAGTACGCAGCACCGCGGAGCTCATCGCGGAGGAACTGCGCCGGCTCGACCCGGACGAGGCCTATGCCGCGGCGTTGCACGCACAAATCACCGCCCCTGCTGCCAAATCGACGCCGAACGGCGCCTGAACAACACCCGGCGCAACTCTCCGCAATTGCGCGATAACTCGATCGCGGAGAGTTGTGCCGAGTGTGCTGCGGCACCGCCCCGCCCCGGTGTGAAGGCTTTGTGAGGTGCCGTCAAAAAACCTCCTCCTTCAATGAATCTGCACACCGAATGCTCAGGCGGCACACCGTCTCCCAACTCGGGACCTCCCTCCTGCCTCCACCCTGACCTGCGGCTATCGGTGTCTGTGCGGGAATGTCCAGTTCTCTGCGGGATGACCGGCCGCGTACCCGGCGCGCGGATCTGGTGATGTCGTGAAGGACCTGGCGCCAATTCATGTAGGGACGTCCACGAGGCGGCAATCAGGTGCCGTTCTCGCTGAGAATCCGCTTCGCGTGATTGGCTGCTCAACGGCCTTACGTGCTTTGATCCTTCGCACCGCGGGATTCGAAGAAGGGTTCCCGGATCCGGGAATCCCCCCACGCCCGCCAGGCGGCCGGTACCGCTCTTTTCGTGCCGGGCGCTGCGTTATCTACATATCCATCCGAAGGGAACTTCTCATGAGCTTCGTCCCCACCCAGGAGATCGCCGACTCCGAGCTGGACAACATCGCCGGCGGTCTCCACAGCGCCACGGTGAGCAACGCCACCGCCGCCCTTGACAGCATCGCCCCGGTCTCCGGCACCGTCGCCACCGTGACGGGCGTCGTCGAGGGTGCCACCGGCATCAACACCGCGGCCCTCACCGGCCCGGTCACCGGTCTCGTCGCCGGCCTGTAAGACCCCGCGGCTCGCCGGCACCCCTCTGCCGGCATTGCCGAGCCGTGTGCCCCGGAGCCGGCCAGGTTCCGGGGCACACGGCCGCGCGTGGTTGTGGCGCCACCGCCCCGCGCACGGGCCCGTCCCCGCACGGAGTGCGGCCGGACAGCGCCCGGTTCCCCCGTAACCCCAGGCAGTTGAGGGAAGAGCATCGTGCAGTTCCGCCAACAGGCCCTTTCCAAGCTGCAGTCACCGGAAGAGATCGACCTTCCGGTCCGTTTCGCCCGTCCGCAGGGGCTGCTCGTTCTCACCGTCACCGTCGTGGTCGTGATCGCCGCGAGTGTGTGGGCGGTGATGGGTAAAGTGTCCTCCACGCTGGACGCGCCGGGCATCCTCACCCACGCCCAGGGCAGTTACGTGCTGCAGAGCCCGGTCGCCGGCCAGGTCACGGAGGTCCTTGCCCAGGAGGGCGACAGGCTCCGCGCCGACGCCCCCCTGCTGAAGGTCAGCACCCCGCAAGGCGACACCGTCGTGCGCGCCATCGCCGCCGGCCGGCTGACCACCCTCGTCACCGCGATCGGCTCCGTCGTCACCCCAGGCGCGGACGTCGCGGCCGTCGAACGGATCGAGAAGCGGGACGACCCCCTGATGGCCGTGCTGTACCTGCCCGCCGAGAGCGCCTCCACCGTGCCCGTCGGCGCCAAGGTCGACCTGAGCGTCCAGTCCGTGGCCACACAGAAGTACGGCGTACTGCGCGGGCGGGTCAAGACGGTCGGCAGGACCGCCCAGAGCAGTCAGCGGATCACCGCGTTCCTCGGCAGCAGCCAGCTGGGTGAGCAGTTCTCCCGCT
Coding sequences within it:
- a CDS encoding type A2 lantipeptide is translated as MSFVPTQEIADSELDNIAGGLHSATVSNATAALDSIAPVSGTVATVTGVVEGATGINTAALTGPVTGLVAGL
- a CDS encoding HlyD family efflux transporter periplasmic adaptor subunit, with amino-acid sequence MQFRQQALSKLQSPEEIDLPVRFARPQGLLVLTVTVVVVIAASVWAVMGKVSSTLDAPGILTHAQGSYVLQSPVAGQVTEVLAQEGDRLRADAPLLKVSTPQGDTVVRAIAAGRLTTLVTAIGSVVTPGADVAAVERIEKRDDPLMAVLYLPAESASTVPVGAKVDLSVQSVATQKYGVLRGRVKTVGRTAQSSQRITAFLGSSQLGEQFSRSGQPVSVLVELDTAPDTGSGYRWSSSDGPPYALESMTLTGGAVHLAEQRPIDWLLP
- the opcA gene encoding glucose-6-phosphate dehydrogenase assembly protein OpcA, with the translated sequence MKIDLTDTTASKINKALVRGRRAIGTPAVGMVLTLVIVTDEENAYDAIKAAGDASREHPSRTLVVIKRHARSPRDRNDTRLDAEVRLGSDAGAGETVLLRLHGELTHRADSVVLPLLLPDAPVVVWWPVDAPPVPAKDPLGALAQRRITDAYAVERPIEELDARASGYEPGDTDLAWTRLTPWRSMLAAALDQARAEVVSAVVESEADNPSAELLARWFADRLKVPVEQVVTDGPVVTAVRLRTEDGEIHVDRPEGPVARLTIPGQPSRVLALKVRSTAELIAEELRRLDPDEAYAAALHAQITAPAAKSTPNGA
- a CDS encoding endo-1,4-beta-xylanase; this translates as MLKVTRALAISAATAGLLATFTLPAASAGAPAGAAGAGEETVAPWKGATGIPTLGALGRKAGLRIGTAVDTSALATDSTYRETVAREFSSVTAENVMKWQLTEPERGKHDWAAADGLVDFARSHKQLVRGHTLVWHSQLPAWVTEGSFTPEELREILRRHVTEEVRHFKGRIWQWDVVNEAFNDDGTLRDSIWLRNLGPGYIADAFRWAHQADPGAKLYINDYNIEGVNAKSTALYELVKQLRREGVPVQGVGLQGHFAVQYGFPGDVAANLKRFDDLGMESAITEADVRMPMPADSIKLQAQARGYSVLLGACLVTRRCTDFTLWGFTDKYSWVPGTFEGEGAANVLDENYAVKPAFDALRQDLTLAGRRR
- the zwf gene encoding glucose-6-phosphate dehydrogenase; this encodes MPPDGGWVNPLRDPLDRRLPRIAGPSGLVIFGVTGDLSRRKLMPAVYDLANRGLLPPGFSLVGFARREWQDQDFAEVVHQAVRDHARTPFREEVWRQLSEGMRFVQGDFGDDTAFEQLRSTVEDLDRAQGTGGNFAFYLSVPPKFFPEVVQQLKDHGLSDAPEGSWRRAVIEKPFGHDLTSACDLNEIVHEVFAPDEVFRIDHYLGKETVQNILALRFANSLFEPIWNRSYVDHVQITMAEDIGIGGRAGYYDGIGAARDVIQNHLLQLLALTAMEEPAAFDAASLVTEKLKVFKAVKLPADLARSTVRAQYTAGWQGGEKVVGYLQEEGIAPDSRTDTYAAIKVEIDNRRWAGVPFYLRTGKRIGRRVTEIAVVFQRAPHSPFDSTATEELGQNALVIRVQPDEGVTVRFGSKVPGTSMELRDVTMDFAYGESFTESSPEAYERLILDVLLGDANLFPRTEEVEESWRILDPVEEFWDRSGKPAQYPAGTWGPAEADDMLARDGRSWRRP